The following proteins are encoded in a genomic region of Leptospira ryugenii:
- a CDS encoding sigma-54 down-regulated protein, with amino-acid sequence MEQVVKDGLNFILGAVSAIKTETESAISKFNTEFQSLAAKGAQDQSETSVNLRKYLQEGLTQLEALAGKVNSTVEETKQKVASVTSKA; translated from the coding sequence ATGGAACAAGTAGTAAAAGACGGTTTAAACTTTATCTTAGGCGCTGTATCTGCGATCAAAACAGAAACTGAATCTGCAATTTCGAAATTCAACACTGAGTTTCAATCCCTTGCAGCAAAAGGTGCTCAAGACCAAAGCGAAACTTCTGTAAACTTGAGAAAATACCTCCAAGAAGGTCTCACTCAACTCGAAGCTCTTGCTGGAAAAGTAAATAGCACAGTTGAAGAAACAAAACAAAAAGTAGCGTCCGTAACTTCTAAAGCGTAA
- the mtnA gene encoding S-methyl-5-thioribose-1-phosphate isomerase, producing METGKLQPIVWREEKLVLLDQRQLPGKKVFQELSRLEDVITAIKEMVVRGAPAIAISGCFALALEAKHRRGSFQFSDFEGLVKKVHSSRPTAVNLTFALNQARETVQNVSNWQQAYNLLVQFAIQLMEKDLKDNQTLGAEGTKLFPLEQNEFHVITHCNTGALATAGHGTALGVIRSLRDLGKKVVVYADETRPFLQGSRLTAFEMMEEGIECYIISDGMSGWLMNQRKIDAVLVGCDRVARNGDTANKIGTLNLAIVAKSFSVPFFVCATKDSFDLKLETGSSIPIEMRREEEVTQYDFLKDASGHPLLKPGMTSPLEARALNPSFDVTPNFLIQSFITEMGCFPPGEIQNRLKG from the coding sequence ATGGAAACTGGCAAATTGCAACCAATCGTCTGGCGAGAAGAGAAACTGGTCCTACTCGACCAACGCCAACTCCCCGGCAAAAAGGTATTTCAGGAATTGAGTCGACTAGAGGATGTGATTACGGCGATCAAAGAAATGGTTGTGCGTGGTGCGCCTGCCATAGCGATCTCAGGTTGTTTTGCATTAGCTCTAGAAGCAAAACATAGACGTGGTTCATTCCAGTTTTCCGATTTTGAAGGCCTAGTCAAAAAGGTTCATTCTTCAAGACCCACAGCTGTTAATCTAACATTTGCTCTCAACCAAGCGAGAGAAACCGTACAAAATGTATCTAATTGGCAACAAGCATACAATTTACTTGTTCAATTTGCAATTCAATTGATGGAAAAGGATTTAAAAGATAACCAAACCTTAGGGGCTGAGGGTACAAAACTTTTCCCTTTGGAACAAAATGAATTCCATGTGATAACTCATTGCAATACTGGTGCGCTCGCAACGGCAGGCCATGGAACCGCCTTGGGAGTGATACGCTCCTTACGGGATTTAGGCAAAAAGGTAGTTGTATATGCTGATGAGACTCGTCCCTTTTTACAAGGTTCTCGATTAACAGCCTTTGAAATGATGGAAGAGGGAATCGAATGTTATATCATATCCGATGGAATGAGTGGTTGGTTGATGAACCAAAGAAAAATAGATGCTGTACTTGTTGGCTGTGATCGCGTTGCTAGAAATGGAGATACGGCCAATAAGATTGGAACACTCAATTTAGCCATTGTGGCGAAATCTTTTTCAGTTCCCTTTTTTGTTTGTGCTACCAAAGATAGCTTCGATTTGAAATTAGAGACTGGTAGTTCGATACCTATAGAAATGAGAAGAGAAGAAGAAGTTACACAGTATGATTTTTTAAAAGATGCATCAGGCCATCCACTTTTAAAGCCTGGTATGACATCTCCCTTAGAAGCACGTGCCTTGAATCCTTCCTTTGATGTAACACCAAATTTTTTAATCCAATCCTTCATTACCGAAATGGGATGTTTTCCTCCCGGTGAAATTCAAAATCGTCTAAAAGGGTAG
- the msrA gene encoding peptide-methionine (S)-S-oxide reductase MsrA, which produces MSEVATIGGGCFWCLEAVYLRIPGIQSVVSGYAGGKTDNPTYKEICTGTTGHAEVIQITFDPKQISFNQVLDIFWHAHDPTTLNRQGNDVGTQYRSIILFHNEEQKSIAEKSKQEFSYLYPKPIVTEITELRTFYPAESYHQNYFENNPNNPYCNFIILPKLQKLGLDGKGITS; this is translated from the coding sequence ATGAGCGAAGTAGCAACTATTGGCGGTGGGTGTTTCTGGTGTCTTGAGGCCGTATACCTTCGGATACCCGGTATCCAATCAGTCGTTTCTGGGTATGCAGGTGGAAAAACGGACAATCCAACCTACAAAGAAATTTGTACGGGCACGACAGGGCATGCCGAAGTCATCCAGATTACATTCGATCCTAAACAAATTAGCTTCAACCAGGTATTGGATATTTTTTGGCATGCACATGATCCAACGACCTTAAACCGGCAAGGAAACGATGTAGGCACACAGTATCGATCTATTATTCTCTTTCACAATGAAGAGCAAAAGTCGATTGCAGAAAAGTCTAAACAAGAGTTCAGTTATCTCTACCCTAAACCAATCGTAACAGAGATTACGGAATTAAGAACCTTTTATCCTGCTGAGAGTTATCACCAAAATTATTTTGAGAATAACCCAAACAATCCATATTGCAATTTTATCATCTTGCCAAAATTGCAAAAACTTGGATTAGATGGAAAAGGAATTACTTCGTAG
- a CDS encoding DUF342 domain-containing protein, whose amino-acid sequence MSSATGVTAEFNPSRGLHFQISDDRLTCTMTAKPMWLAGGEVNNILILEYIESTTIHKDRIDMKAVEEAAKKIQEAVKDPEQQKNQLEFVVARGIPAKQGQNGWIKFHFQRAQRVALREDGSADFRNINKYVHINEGDKLADLFEGVPGEQGIDVEGKPIYPNPIDRPKLTLGKNVLPKTVPLPDNPGLTMKEYYAGLSGVVFSTDNSLTVSPELNIESSIGLETGNINFEGAIKVKGTIEEGAVVHCTGALYIDGNVESPDVTVGEDLEVKGGIKGKSKGVIRVKGDIRTKFIENAIIEVDGDCIVENFILGSKIFCLGNVVLTGDSSSLIGSEVIAYSGITLSSLGSSAQLDTTVEVGFHYKNDRLLVEGSQRIVELEKELEAVLPEIHKIKEVVQRLRGNLDENRKQKFKDIFDNYSKKSKTLELLKVKVEELRGARYNADNVKVVVRNTAHPGATIKYKKQIEKITKTQSAFVMNFFPNQEKAMLTAFKSTK is encoded by the coding sequence ATGAGTAGCGCGACAGGGGTCACAGCTGAATTTAATCCAAGCCGAGGTCTGCACTTCCAAATCTCGGATGACCGACTAACTTGCACCATGACGGCAAAACCTATGTGGCTTGCTGGTGGTGAAGTGAACAACATTCTGATTTTGGAATACATAGAATCCACTACAATCCACAAAGACCGGATAGATATGAAGGCAGTCGAAGAAGCTGCCAAAAAAATCCAAGAGGCCGTAAAGGATCCAGAACAGCAAAAAAACCAATTAGAATTTGTAGTGGCAAGGGGTATTCCCGCAAAACAAGGACAAAATGGTTGGATTAAGTTTCACTTCCAAAGAGCACAGAGAGTTGCACTTCGGGAAGATGGTTCTGCAGATTTTAGAAATATCAATAAATATGTTCATATCAATGAAGGGGATAAACTCGCAGATCTATTTGAAGGAGTTCCCGGCGAACAAGGGATAGATGTAGAAGGCAAACCCATTTATCCAAATCCGATCGATAGACCCAAGCTCACACTTGGAAAAAACGTACTTCCGAAAACAGTGCCTTTGCCTGATAACCCTGGCTTAACCATGAAAGAGTACTATGCGGGTTTAAGCGGAGTTGTTTTTTCGACCGACAATTCTTTGACTGTATCTCCAGAATTAAACATTGAATCTAGTATTGGATTAGAAACTGGTAATATAAATTTTGAAGGTGCGATAAAAGTCAAAGGAACTATCGAAGAAGGTGCAGTCGTTCATTGTACGGGTGCCTTATACATAGATGGAAACGTTGAATCTCCTGATGTAACAGTGGGAGAGGATTTAGAAGTCAAAGGCGGCATAAAAGGTAAAAGCAAAGGTGTCATCCGTGTTAAAGGAGATATCCGGACCAAGTTTATAGAGAATGCGATCATCGAAGTAGATGGAGATTGCATCGTAGAAAATTTCATTCTTGGTTCAAAAATCTTTTGTTTAGGAAATGTTGTATTAACTGGTGATTCTTCATCCTTGATTGGATCAGAAGTCATAGCCTATAGCGGTATCACTTTATCTTCTTTAGGTTCTAGTGCACAGCTAGACACTACTGTTGAAGTTGGATTTCATTATAAGAATGATCGTTTGTTAGTGGAAGGAAGCCAAAGAATCGTTGAATTGGAAAAAGAGCTAGAAGCCGTACTCCCTGAAATACACAAGATCAAAGAAGTAGTACAAAGATTGCGCGGCAATCTAGACGAAAACCGCAAACAGAAATTCAAAGACATCTTTGACAACTATTCCAAAAAATCCAAAACCCTGGAATTGCTCAAAGTAAAAGTCGAAGAATTGCGTGGAGCTAGATACAATGCCGACAATGTAAAGGTTGTTGTTAGGAATACTGCACACCCTGGAGCAACAATCAAATACAAGAAACAGATCGAGAAGATTACAAAAACACAATCGGCTTTTGTGATGAATTTCTTTCCTAACCAAGAAAAGGCGATGTTAACCGCCTTTAAATCTACGAAGTAA
- a CDS encoding alpha/beta hydrolase family protein: protein MRPYLLSLPLVFTYGGLIKNKNILSEAIQLKGNRRARCYWPKGKEKTKLPGIYLQHGLSIFGIDDRRIIDLAENLSHCGFSVILPELTEVVQLRMSLETIDNIESLGLELSDLKSWYDGKRFGFFSVSFSSGMGLIACSRPGLADRVRSFMAVGGYCDFLDTFPFVFQNFSKDNYGVMVLLYNLLDRVDKALGEELREVFYLAAVDNAKYRLGEEAEAPKLLKSRSPKAQDFFWKVMDSEEFRTQLARDLQNSYPIELPKSFSPYYQMGGLKSPVSLLHGDSDPVISPEESKKLANYFKEKGHKHVFRTSTALTHGDNLPLHEQISGVPSLLKTFGSFLYWLKS, encoded by the coding sequence ATGAGGCCATATCTCCTCTCTCTCCCATTGGTATTCACCTATGGGGGATTGATCAAAAACAAAAATATCCTTTCCGAAGCCATCCAACTAAAAGGCAATCGCAGAGCAAGATGCTATTGGCCTAAAGGCAAAGAAAAAACAAAACTGCCAGGTATTTACCTCCAACATGGCCTAAGCATTTTTGGAATTGATGATAGGCGGATCATTGACCTAGCAGAAAATTTATCCCATTGCGGTTTTTCTGTCATATTACCAGAGTTAACCGAAGTAGTGCAATTGCGTATGTCTTTGGAGACAATAGACAATATCGAATCTCTAGGTTTAGAATTGAGTGATCTTAAATCTTGGTATGACGGAAAACGATTTGGTTTCTTCTCTGTCAGTTTCTCAAGTGGGATGGGTCTCATTGCCTGTTCCAGACCTGGTCTTGCCGATCGTGTTCGCTCTTTTATGGCAGTTGGGGGGTATTGTGATTTCTTAGATACCTTTCCCTTTGTCTTTCAAAACTTTTCCAAAGACAACTATGGTGTGATGGTCCTTCTTTACAATCTTTTGGACAGAGTGGACAAAGCCCTGGGCGAAGAGCTCAGAGAAGTATTCTACCTTGCTGCTGTGGACAATGCGAAGTACAGATTGGGGGAGGAAGCAGAAGCTCCCAAACTACTCAAGTCGCGGAGCCCAAAGGCCCAGGATTTTTTCTGGAAGGTGATGGATTCTGAAGAGTTTCGGACCCAGCTCGCCAGAGACCTGCAAAACAGCTACCCCATCGAATTACCAAAATCATTTTCCCCCTACTACCAGATGGGAGGGCTGAAATCGCCTGTCTCTCTCTTGCATGGGGATAGCGACCCAGTGATTTCTCCCGAAGAATCTAAAAAGCTTGCCAATTACTTCAAGGAAAAGGGACATAAACATGTCTTCCGGACCTCGACAGCCCTAACCCACGGGGACAATCTCCCCCTCCACGAGCAGATTTCCGGGGTACCCTCCTTGTTAAAAACCTTTGGGAGCTTCCTATATTGGTTAAAGTCCTAA
- a CDS encoding chemotaxis protein CheX, with product MDPLLDEKFILTLSQVLPEQFHKMLLIQADREAYGPSKNEGLCFENCTCVEFHGDLNGKLYLGLDGYTKLKLLPKIARNFQIDPTSKAHSSSIMLEFANQLSGHLITEMQLGRYNIEISSPIDLNHKLVPISLSDYRQYILIFFLKDRREEQYVGRLHVILLLEKFSKIQ from the coding sequence ATGGATCCTTTACTCGATGAAAAATTTATTTTAACTTTGTCTCAGGTACTGCCAGAGCAGTTCCATAAAATGCTCCTCATCCAGGCTGATAGGGAAGCCTATGGTCCCTCGAAAAATGAAGGGCTTTGTTTTGAAAATTGCACCTGTGTTGAATTTCATGGGGATCTAAACGGTAAATTGTACCTTGGCCTAGACGGCTATACCAAGTTGAAACTATTACCGAAGATTGCTCGGAATTTCCAAATCGACCCAACCTCAAAAGCTCATTCGTCTTCCATTATGCTTGAGTTTGCAAACCAGCTCTCTGGACATCTGATTACTGAGATGCAATTGGGACGTTACAATATCGAAATCTCTTCTCCTATTGATCTGAACCATAAACTAGTTCCTATTTCCCTTTCTGATTACCGCCAATATATTTTAATCTTCTTTTTAAAAGATAGGCGCGAGGAACAATACGTCGGAAGGCTTCATGTCATTTTGTTGTTGGAAAAATTTTCTAAGATACAATAA
- a CDS encoding class I SAM-dependent methyltransferase, which produces MKLYTELAEYYFSIEEAGRKFHEEVEFLRETFKRHKIATVIDVGCGTGEHVKELQAMGFKALGVDGSNRMLEIAKTRFPHCKFEFGRMEDYFAKQPVDAITCLFGTFNYLLDDNAVITFLRNTHRNLKQAGLAIFEIWNADPIYKIKRKPLTTVSNVRQGSVAIRRNRGFRMTRADDVAIVEVNYVYNLNHKDLKDRHTMRVFHYPQIQTFLEDAKFEILHVYGSYAGDKYIRSGARMLVVAKKRS; this is translated from the coding sequence ATGAAACTATATACAGAACTTGCAGAGTATTATTTCTCCATTGAAGAAGCTGGCCGAAAATTTCACGAGGAAGTGGAATTTCTACGGGAAACATTTAAACGACATAAAATAGCTACAGTCATTGATGTAGGCTGTGGAACTGGGGAACATGTCAAAGAACTCCAGGCTATGGGTTTTAAGGCATTGGGAGTAGATGGCTCAAATCGCATGTTGGAAATTGCAAAAACAAGATTTCCGCACTGTAAATTTGAATTTGGCAGAATGGAAGATTATTTCGCAAAACAGCCTGTAGATGCAATTACCTGTCTATTTGGCACTTTTAATTATTTATTAGATGATAATGCTGTCATAACTTTTTTACGGAATACCCATAGAAATCTCAAACAAGCAGGTTTAGCTATCTTTGAAATCTGGAATGCTGACCCAATCTATAAAATCAAACGAAAGCCGCTAACAACGGTAAGTAATGTAAGGCAAGGTTCTGTCGCCATCCGACGGAATCGTGGCTTTAGGATGACTAGGGCAGACGATGTAGCGATTGTCGAAGTAAATTATGTTTATAATCTTAACCATAAGGATTTGAAAGACCGCCACACCATGCGCGTTTTCCATTACCCTCAAATCCAAACCTTCCTAGAGGATGCAAAATTTGAAATTTTGCATGTCTATGGCAGTTACGCGGGAGACAAATACATCCGGTCAGGAGCTAGGATGTTGGTTGTTGCCAAAAAGAGGTCTTGA
- the lpdA gene encoding dihydrolipoyl dehydrogenase, protein MAENTKFQVLVIGGGPGGYVAAIRAAQLGFQTAVVEKERLGGVCLNWGCIPTKALLESAHVLEHLRSAAQFGLKAEKVGVEFDAVIKRSRSVADQMAKGVEFLMKKNKITTLPGTAKFVDRNQLEIRTESGEISKVSADYIIIATGARSKALPFLPFDGKQILAARDAMVLPSIPKSLAIIGAGAIGVEFADFYASMGSKVSMVEFQEHLLPNEDEEISAILERSFKKRGIEAHLGFGLESASMGADSVELTLLDRKTAKKDKLTFEKVIVGIGITPNTDNLGLEQIGIKMKNGFIEVDAHYKTSVEHIYSIGDCIPTPSLAHVASAEGIRAAEHISIRNGNPHHLNIHPLNYAYIPGCTYCHPEVASVGLTEKKAISMGYEVSVGKFPFTASGRAQAQGDTTGMVKIVSDKQHGEILGAHIIGGAATEMIAELTVGASMELTVRELASIIHSHPTLSEGVMEASAAVLGEAINI, encoded by the coding sequence ATGGCCGAAAATACAAAGTTCCAAGTTCTTGTGATCGGCGGCGGGCCAGGCGGCTACGTGGCAGCTATTCGTGCGGCACAATTGGGTTTCCAAACCGCAGTGGTCGAGAAGGAAAGGTTGGGTGGAGTCTGTTTGAATTGGGGTTGTATTCCCACAAAAGCTCTGTTAGAGAGTGCCCACGTGCTGGAACATCTTAGGTCAGCTGCCCAATTCGGTTTGAAGGCAGAAAAGGTTGGAGTTGAGTTTGATGCTGTAATTAAACGCTCACGTTCTGTGGCTGACCAAATGGCAAAGGGAGTTGAGTTCTTGATGAAAAAGAACAAAATTACAACCCTTCCTGGAACTGCAAAATTTGTAGATCGCAACCAACTTGAAATCCGCACCGAATCTGGGGAAATATCCAAAGTTTCTGCGGACTATATCATCATTGCAACTGGAGCACGTAGTAAGGCTCTGCCTTTTTTGCCCTTCGACGGCAAACAAATATTAGCTGCTAGAGATGCAATGGTACTTCCTAGCATTCCCAAATCTCTGGCCATTATCGGCGCGGGTGCCATTGGAGTCGAATTCGCTGACTTCTATGCTTCCATGGGATCCAAGGTAAGCATGGTTGAATTCCAAGAACATCTATTGCCGAATGAGGATGAGGAGATTTCAGCTATATTGGAACGATCTTTTAAAAAAAGAGGGATAGAAGCTCATCTGGGCTTTGGTCTTGAGTCTGCTAGTATGGGAGCGGACTCCGTGGAATTGACCTTACTTGACCGTAAGACAGCAAAAAAAGATAAACTAACGTTTGAGAAGGTGATTGTTGGCATCGGAATCACTCCCAATACGGATAATCTAGGTTTAGAGCAGATTGGAATCAAAATGAAAAATGGTTTCATTGAAGTAGATGCGCATTACAAAACGAGTGTCGAACATATCTATTCCATCGGGGATTGTATACCAACACCCAGTCTTGCGCATGTGGCCAGTGCGGAAGGGATCCGCGCAGCAGAACACATCTCGATTAGGAATGGAAATCCTCACCACCTAAATATACATCCTTTGAATTATGCCTACATTCCTGGTTGTACGTATTGCCATCCTGAAGTTGCCAGCGTGGGTCTTACGGAAAAAAAAGCGATTAGCATGGGTTATGAGGTTTCTGTAGGAAAGTTTCCTTTTACTGCTAGCGGACGTGCGCAAGCGCAAGGAGATACAACAGGTATGGTAAAGATTGTGTCAGATAAACAGCATGGTGAGATTTTAGGAGCCCATATCATTGGGGGGGCTGCAACAGAAATGATCGCTGAACTTACGGTAGGTGCAAGTATGGAACTAACGGTTCGAGAGCTCGCTTCTATTATCCACTCTCATCCCACCCTTTCCGAAGGGGTGATGGAAGCTTCGGCTGCAGTGCTCGGCGAAGCCATAAACATTTGA
- a CDS encoding urate hydroxylase PuuD has protein sequence MENLDVNALGLFAVRWVHYVAGVCWIGLLYFLNLVNVPVQGKLDAGVKKVLVPELMPRVLFWFRWGAMVTFLSGLTYYALLFEKGGLRVSAPNWTSWILLGMLLGSIMWFNVWFVIWPSQRKIINGVKSGNAADPSIPKRALLFSRINTFLSVPMLFFMGFGRHAGSSVPFLSVDGLVVLLLAGGIGSLVVWFSIKQSGTISTEV, from the coding sequence ATGGAAAACTTAGATGTTAACGCCTTGGGCTTGTTTGCCGTGCGTTGGGTTCATTATGTAGCAGGGGTTTGTTGGATTGGACTTCTCTACTTTCTCAATTTAGTCAACGTTCCCGTACAAGGCAAATTGGATGCAGGTGTCAAAAAAGTTTTAGTACCTGAACTTATGCCTAGAGTACTTTTCTGGTTCAGATGGGGTGCAATGGTAACTTTCCTTTCTGGTTTAACGTATTATGCTCTACTCTTTGAGAAGGGTGGATTGCGTGTTTCCGCGCCAAACTGGACTTCTTGGATTTTATTGGGGATGCTGCTAGGAAGTATCATGTGGTTCAATGTGTGGTTTGTCATTTGGCCAAGCCAAAGAAAAATTATAAACGGAGTTAAGTCTGGAAATGCAGCAGACCCTTCGATTCCAAAAAGAGCTCTTCTCTTTTCAAGGATCAATACCTTCTTGTCAGTTCCCATGTTATTCTTTATGGGATTCGGAAGACATGCAGGAAGCAGCGTTCCATTCTTGTCAGTTGATGGCTTGGTAGTTCTCTTGCTCGCTGGTGGAATTGGATCTTTAGTGGTTTGGTTCTCAATCAAACAATCAGGAACAATCAGTACGGAAGTATAG
- a CDS encoding sensor histidine kinase, with the protein MSFSDYSRFLFNLATLSKEESKEFERSLSERNVRFLYILAPIIVFLNSIHIVLFYYGLEGSSPIEYKWRLGIIVCHSLSLLFFSSLFLTLFLLKDKVDNRTNIDLFISILSFMMGISFGIGLSSLDQLITPAISPFLFICVTSPIIIVLRPIYSILIFLVSYTIMHFLMTSFQTNEAILLSNRVNALSFVGIGAFSSFLMWNTNLKRFQQEKLIKKQKIDLEKSYSSLLETSETIKLANSTKDKFFSIIAHDLRSPFNSILGFADLIKTDLSEGRSENLSQYIEFIELSAKKTIQLLENLLLWASSQTGKLQFSPSTFDIAKVIQNVVQLVYGSAEKKDISIQIVNLHTLYVHLDEAMIQTILRNLVSNSIKYTKVKGQVKIEMQSDGQDLVLKISDNGIGIRPSIRESLFRIDRSISTEGTNGESGTGLGLILVKEFLHLHKAKWEIQSEVDKGTQFLLNFPQCVRDQVTEKD; encoded by the coding sequence ATGTCCTTCTCAGATTATTCTCGGTTTCTCTTTAATTTAGCTACTCTAAGCAAAGAGGAATCGAAAGAATTTGAGAGATCTCTTTCCGAACGAAATGTACGATTTCTATATATTTTAGCGCCCATTATCGTCTTTCTCAATAGTATACACATAGTTCTTTTTTACTATGGACTAGAGGGAAGTTCTCCTATCGAATACAAATGGCGTTTAGGTATCATAGTATGCCATTCTTTGTCACTGTTATTCTTTTCCTCTCTCTTTCTAACTTTATTTTTGCTAAAAGATAAAGTTGATAATCGCACCAACATTGATCTGTTCATTTCAATTCTTTCTTTTATGATGGGGATTTCTTTTGGAATAGGACTTTCCTCCTTAGACCAGCTCATTACGCCCGCTATTTCACCTTTTCTTTTTATTTGTGTAACTAGCCCAATAATCATTGTTCTTCGGCCAATTTATTCCATTTTAATTTTTTTGGTTTCGTATACGATTATGCATTTTCTTATGACGTCCTTTCAGACAAATGAGGCAATCTTACTTTCAAATAGGGTAAATGCACTCTCTTTCGTAGGAATCGGAGCTTTTTCCTCTTTTTTGATGTGGAATACCAATTTAAAAAGATTTCAACAAGAGAAGTTAATCAAAAAGCAAAAGATAGATCTAGAAAAAAGTTATAGTTCTTTACTGGAAACATCAGAAACCATCAAACTTGCTAACTCAACGAAGGATAAATTCTTTTCTATAATTGCACATGATCTGCGATCTCCATTTAATTCAATCCTGGGTTTTGCAGACTTGATAAAGACAGATTTATCAGAAGGCAGATCTGAAAATTTGAGCCAATACATTGAGTTTATAGAATTGAGTGCAAAAAAAACAATTCAGTTATTGGAAAATCTACTTCTTTGGGCAAGTTCGCAAACAGGCAAACTTCAATTTTCACCTAGCACTTTTGACATTGCGAAAGTTATACAAAATGTTGTTCAACTTGTATACGGTTCCGCAGAGAAAAAAGATATCTCGATCCAAATCGTCAACTTACATACATTGTACGTCCATTTAGACGAAGCGATGATTCAAACCATTCTACGGAACTTAGTTTCAAATTCGATCAAATACACCAAAGTAAAAGGCCAAGTCAAAATCGAGATGCAATCCGATGGGCAGGATTTAGTTCTCAAAATTAGTGACAATGGGATTGGAATACGACCTTCTATTCGCGAATCTCTCTTTCGCATTGATCGATCTATTTCCACAGAAGGCACAAATGGAGAGTCTGGCACTGGCCTGGGTTTGATCCTTGTGAAAGAATTTTTGCACCTCCATAAGGCAAAGTGGGAGATACAGAGTGAAGTAGATAAAGGGACGCAGTTCTTACTTAACTTCCCACAATGTGTTCGAGACCAGGTTACGGAAAAGGACTAG
- a CDS encoding NAD-dependent epimerase/dehydratase family protein, giving the protein MKQILLTGVSGVIGSKLCLRLLPKYKIIAIGKQYSNIPSEIRHHQNFKFYERDFENVHSVQDLQISESVDLVLHLAAAVSGSKITYQQFEQINAISTKVLVTWANSLAKKPIFGLMSSVSVYGNPSGKIVPSSDRLGESFYAKSKILAEDAVISSQLRYSIFRIASVYGEGTKSFITKTKALFQKGIRLHLWEEKEKSILHIEDLLAALVFWCHKSLGGETVRPIYVLSEPEPIRIVELYELFQEWKGKRSFLIPVPLFPFLVRLWEKWHTWRRKQNPHLSREFPLAGLLKAVWIYDEESWKDLGIKQQRSLRKANIHSQ; this is encoded by the coding sequence ATGAAACAAATTCTTTTGACAGGAGTTTCTGGTGTAATTGGAAGTAAGTTATGCCTTCGATTGTTGCCCAAATACAAAATCATAGCCATTGGCAAACAGTATAGCAATATACCCTCAGAAATTAGACACCACCAAAATTTTAAATTCTATGAACGGGATTTTGAAAACGTACACTCTGTACAAGATCTGCAAATTTCTGAATCTGTTGATTTGGTTCTACACCTAGCTGCGGCCGTTTCAGGAAGTAAAATTACCTACCAACAATTTGAACAAATCAATGCCATTTCTACGAAAGTGCTTGTCACTTGGGCCAACTCGCTAGCAAAAAAACCGATTTTTGGCTTAATGAGCTCTGTGTCTGTTTACGGCAACCCAAGTGGAAAGATTGTTCCTTCCTCAGATCGACTGGGAGAGAGTTTCTATGCCAAATCAAAAATTCTAGCCGAGGATGCAGTGATCTCCTCTCAACTTAGATATTCGATCTTTCGGATTGCTTCTGTATATGGCGAAGGTACAAAAAGTTTTATCACAAAGACCAAAGCCTTGTTTCAGAAAGGGATCCGTCTGCATCTCTGGGAGGAAAAGGAAAAATCCATTTTGCATATTGAGGATCTCTTAGCTGCCTTGGTGTTTTGGTGCCACAAGTCCCTTGGTGGAGAGACGGTGCGTCCCATCTATGTTCTGAGTGAGCCAGAACCAATCCGTATAGTTGAGTTGTATGAGCTTTTCCAGGAATGGAAAGGAAAACGATCCTTTCTGATCCCTGTCCCTCTCTTTCCTTTTTTGGTACGACTCTGGGAAAAATGGCACACCTGGAGGAGGAAACAAAACCCTCACCTAAGTAGAGAATTTCCGCTTGCAGGCCTACTCAAAGCAGTGTGGATTTACGATGAGGAATCCTGGAAAGATTTAGGAATAAAACAGCAGAGGAGCTTACGAAAAGCGAATATTCATAGTCAATAA